The following proteins are encoded in a genomic region of Paenibacillus sp. FSL H3-0469:
- a CDS encoding SAM-dependent methyltransferase codes for MEALKELIEQVITGRTLITATLSQLRSKGDAAYNKVQVKPVELKGKLHYQFAYYIGPKVEHRNIPAEDAAEEMLSLLRDTFRQGLLCTAGADYQVLISKKYKVSILTKSASKQEAPDLAHNRRKQYVLDEGEPVPFLVELGIMNSEGKVLAKKYDKFRQINRFLEMVQDVLGDLPAGRPLTIVDFGCGKSYLTFALYHYLAVREQRELNIVGLDLKADVIAHCGALAAKLGYDRLKFLVGDIADYNELDQVDMVVTLHACDTATDAALEKAVRWGASVILSVPCCQHELFAQVESEVLNPLLSHGILKERFSALATDAIRAKLLDLMGYRSQLLEFIDMEHTPKNILIRAVRSDSGDQAAKWREYTAFRDFLGAKPYLERVCSDLLPAGSPEA; via the coding sequence TTGGAAGCTTTGAAGGAATTGATCGAGCAAGTGATAACCGGCCGCACTCTGATTACGGCTACACTAAGCCAACTGCGCAGTAAGGGCGATGCCGCCTACAATAAAGTACAGGTTAAGCCTGTTGAGCTAAAAGGGAAGCTGCATTATCAGTTTGCCTATTATATCGGCCCTAAGGTAGAACACCGCAACATTCCCGCAGAGGATGCTGCTGAAGAGATGCTCTCCTTGCTGAGGGACACCTTCCGCCAAGGCCTGCTGTGTACGGCAGGTGCCGACTATCAGGTGCTGATCAGCAAGAAATACAAGGTATCTATTCTGACCAAATCAGCCAGCAAGCAGGAAGCGCCAGATCTGGCCCATAACCGCCGGAAGCAGTATGTGCTGGATGAGGGGGAGCCGGTGCCGTTCCTGGTCGAGCTTGGTATTATGAACAGCGAAGGCAAGGTGCTGGCCAAGAAATATGATAAGTTCCGCCAGATCAACCGGTTCCTGGAGATGGTTCAGGATGTGCTGGGCGATCTGCCGGCAGGCCGTCCGCTGACGATTGTGGATTTTGGCTGCGGGAAGTCTTATTTGACCTTCGCCCTGTACCATTATCTTGCTGTCCGCGAGCAGCGGGAGCTGAATATTGTCGGCCTTGACCTTAAGGCGGATGTCATTGCGCACTGTGGTGCGCTGGCTGCCAAGCTGGGCTATGACCGGCTGAAGTTCCTGGTGGGGGATATCGCCGACTATAATGAGCTGGATCAGGTGGACATGGTGGTCACGCTGCATGCTTGTGATACCGCCACCGATGCTGCACTGGAGAAGGCGGTGCGCTGGGGCGCATCGGTGATTCTCTCGGTGCCCTGCTGCCAGCATGAGCTGTTCGCGCAGGTGGAGAGCGAGGTGCTGAATCCGCTGCTGTCCCACGGTATCCTGAAGGAGCGGTTCTCAGCGCTGGCCACCGATGCGATCCGGGCGAAGCTGCTGGACCTGATGGGCTACCGCAGCCAGCTGCTGGAATTCATCGACATGGAACATACCCCGAAGAACATCCTGATCCGCGCCGTCCGCAGCGACAGCGGCGACCAGGCCGCCAAATGGCGCGAATACACCGCATTCCGCGATTTCCTCGGCGCCAAGCCTTACCTGGAGCGCGTCTGCTCCGACCTGCTGCCTGCCGGCAGTCCGGAAGCTTAA
- a CDS encoding DUF6483 family protein gives MFRRDYIVRMIEDMTAMVAKVLTLKQDKKTTEALWEVDELLMRHFRLNSRLLNSLSVEDITDMFRLGGVLEADRLQGVARLLKEEGGIYAAKGDRDAALFRAMRSLHLFIYADLHGADRELLNMTEEIHELLEEVEPYRLPAKTERLLMAYHESLGHYAKAENSLYRLWEQGENVAEEGRELYERLLMLSPEQLAQGSLPLEEVQQGMEQWSKLTVNAIM, from the coding sequence ATGTTCCGGAGAGATTATATTGTGCGGATGATCGAGGATATGACAGCTATGGTCGCCAAGGTGCTGACCTTGAAGCAGGATAAAAAAACAACGGAGGCCCTGTGGGAAGTAGATGAGCTGCTGATGCGGCATTTTCGCCTGAATTCGCGTCTGCTCAATTCGTTGTCCGTAGAGGATATTACTGATATGTTTCGTCTTGGAGGGGTGCTTGAGGCCGATAGGCTGCAAGGGGTAGCCCGGCTGCTGAAGGAGGAAGGCGGGATTTACGCGGCCAAAGGAGACCGGGATGCAGCCCTGTTCAGGGCGATGCGTTCCCTGCATTTATTCATCTATGCCGATCTTCATGGCGCGGACCGTGAGCTGCTGAATATGACGGAAGAGATCCATGAGCTGCTTGAGGAAGTGGAGCCGTACCGCCTTCCCGCCAAGACCGAACGTCTCCTGATGGCTTACCACGAATCTCTGGGACATTACGCCAAGGCGGAGAATAGTCTCTACCGGCTCTGGGAGCAGGGGGAGAATGTAGCGGAGGAAGGCAGGGAGCTGTATGAACGGCTGCTGATGTTAAGTCCGGAGCAGTTAGCCCAGGGCAGTCTTCCACTAGAGGAAGTACAGCAGGGCATGGAACAATGGAGCAAGCTGACAGTTAATGCTATAATGTAA
- a CDS encoding winged helix-turn-helix domain-containing protein — MTKPTGKTQDSTTAAVSDQQDLQTSNQLLNVTPEQDKLLESALRIKIMHTLSAEPLTSKQVAEKLNKTPGNIHYHIVKLYEGGLLELVRTEAAGGIIQKFYRSKGTMFHSEALRSLHFRKEDQTRHFTTRLTLSPQELAEFHQELLELITAWESKVTEGDEYGVEVMLGRLQSADAAAQPEEEVQQ; from the coding sequence ATGACCAAGCCAACTGGCAAAACGCAAGACTCGACCACAGCGGCCGTTTCAGATCAACAGGATCTGCAGACAAGTAACCAGCTTTTGAACGTTACGCCGGAACAGGATAAGCTGCTGGAGAGCGCCTTACGGATTAAGATTATGCACACGCTGTCGGCAGAGCCGCTTACCTCCAAGCAGGTTGCGGAGAAGCTGAACAAGACTCCAGGTAATATTCACTACCATATCGTCAAGCTCTATGAAGGCGGTCTGCTGGAGCTTGTCCGTACAGAAGCCGCAGGAGGCATCATCCAGAAATTTTACCGTTCCAAAGGTACGATGTTCCACTCGGAGGCGCTTCGCAGCCTTCACTTCCGCAAAGAAGACCAGACCCGGCATTTCACTACCAGGCTTACTCTCTCTCCTCAGGAGCTTGCCGAATTCCACCAGGAGCTGCTGGAGCTGATTACTGCCTGGGAGTCCAAGGTAACGGAAGGTGACGAATACGGTGTGGAAGTGATGCTGGGCCGTCTGCAGTCTGCCGATGCTGCTGCGCAGCCGGAAGAGGAGGTACAGCAATAG
- a CDS encoding MFS transporter — protein sequence MSTAGPSGQPKHHPLEGFAAPFRQSRAFPYLWLGHLVSFLGSSVTMVILPVLVYSLTGSTTIMGMVMAAYMLPNVIMLPVSGHIVDRYDRVRIMMLADIARFIVMITTAVLSLTGVLSIPLLYGLVACYGLLDGLFQPAYAAVRATVFTPDIRVAANSLTQITTQSVRLIGPALGGLLITHLSAGFGFGIDAFTYLISLICLIYLRRVMMTRLQSAAAETEIPAKPAAGTSPAPHWRQDFAEGILVLRSQPWLWITILAFCFVNICYTGVISILLPWLFKVHHGWPPYLYGLAVTFSGVGAITAGLLYGLRPKWNHRGILAYGGAMISGAALLLLPFAGTPAAAITLFAVEGFGLMIFGLIWEISLQELVPKEAFGRVASLDMFGSFALLPVGYILVGWLADRIGGVPTIIIFSGLGLSCVALVLCIPAIRKFQ from the coding sequence ATGAGCACCGCTGGCCCTTCCGGACAACCGAAGCATCATCCGCTTGAGGGCTTCGCCGCCCCTTTCCGGCAATCCCGCGCCTTTCCTTACCTGTGGCTGGGACATTTAGTTTCTTTTTTGGGCAGCTCGGTAACCATGGTTATCCTGCCTGTCCTAGTCTATTCCCTGACCGGCTCCACCACCATTATGGGGATGGTCATGGCCGCCTATATGCTGCCTAATGTAATCATGCTGCCGGTATCCGGACATATTGTTGACCGCTACGACCGGGTACGGATTATGATGCTGGCCGATATTGCCCGGTTCATCGTTATGATTACGACGGCTGTGCTGTCCTTGACCGGAGTACTGAGCATTCCGTTGCTCTATGGACTTGTTGCCTGCTACGGCCTGCTGGACGGCTTATTCCAGCCCGCCTACGCTGCCGTCCGCGCTACCGTATTCACTCCGGATATCCGCGTAGCAGCGAATTCTTTAACTCAGATCACGACCCAGTCCGTGCGGCTGATCGGTCCCGCGTTAGGGGGACTGCTGATTACCCACCTGTCCGCAGGCTTCGGCTTCGGAATTGATGCCTTCACCTATCTTATCTCCCTCATCTGCCTGATCTATCTGCGCAGAGTGATGATGACCCGGCTGCAGTCTGCTGCCGCTGAGACTGAAATCCCGGCTAAGCCTGCTGCCGGGACCTCTCCAGCTCCGCACTGGAGGCAGGATTTCGCCGAAGGAATACTTGTTCTTCGCAGCCAGCCCTGGCTCTGGATTACAATTCTCGCCTTCTGCTTCGTCAATATATGTTATACGGGCGTAATCAGCATCCTTCTTCCCTGGCTGTTCAAGGTCCATCACGGCTGGCCTCCTTATCTCTACGGCCTGGCCGTTACATTCTCCGGTGTCGGGGCCATAACGGCCGGCCTGCTGTACGGCCTGCGGCCAAAATGGAATCACCGCGGCATCCTGGCTTACGGCGGCGCCATGATCAGCGGGGCTGCCCTGCTGCTGCTCCCGTTCGCAGGCACCCCGGCAGCAGCCATCACCTTATTTGCCGTAGAAGGCTTCGGATTAATGATCTTCGGGCTGATCTGGGAGATCAGCCTGCAGGAGCTTGTTCCGAAGGAAGCCTTCGGACGGGTAGCCAGTCTGGATATGTTCGGTTCCTTCGCCCTGCTGCCGGTCGGATATATCTTAGTCGGCTGGCTGGCCGACCGGATCGGAGGCGTACCGACCATTATTATTTTTTCCGGCCTGGGTCTCTCTTGTGTTGCCCTGGTGCTGTGCATTCCGGCGATCCGTAAGTTTCAATAA
- a CDS encoding alpha/beta fold hydrolase, whose product MENVRCEGSNICYSDQGKGDVIVLLHGFCGSAEYWENVIPDLTAHYRVIAPDLRGHGASDAPLGAYTIEQMADDVLSLLNALEIPECYLLGHSLGGYITLSFAQRHASRLKGFGLIHSSGYPDSEEAKENRLKSVTMIQSEGIFAFVDQLVPGLFAPEAAPRLLERAKEIGYKTPPQGAVGASLAMRERPDRRDVISATALPVLLVAGAEDSKVTPERTFTSDNRNITKVTLPGVGHMGMFEAPEQLAKIIKDFVHAPVQQ is encoded by the coding sequence ATGGAAAATGTTCGATGCGAGGGAAGCAACATCTGCTACAGTGATCAAGGCAAAGGGGATGTAATCGTGCTGCTGCACGGATTCTGCGGGAGTGCTGAGTACTGGGAAAATGTAATTCCAGACCTGACCGCCCATTACCGGGTCATAGCCCCGGATCTGCGCGGGCACGGGGCTTCGGATGCTCCGCTTGGAGCCTATACCATTGAGCAGATGGCCGACGATGTGCTGTCGCTGCTGAATGCCCTGGAGATTCCTGAATGCTATCTGCTCGGACATTCTCTCGGAGGCTATATCACCCTGTCATTTGCCCAGCGCCATGCCTCCCGGTTGAAGGGCTTCGGGCTGATTCATTCCTCCGGCTATCCGGACAGTGAAGAAGCCAAGGAGAACCGGCTCAAGAGCGTCACCATGATCCAGAGCGAAGGCATCTTTGCTTTTGTGGATCAGCTGGTGCCTGGACTGTTTGCTCCTGAAGCGGCCCCACGGCTGCTGGAACGTGCCAAGGAGATTGGCTACAAGACTCCGCCGCAAGGAGCAGTTGGCGCGTCCTTGGCTATGCGTGAGCGCCCCGACCGCCGCGATGTGATCTCGGCAACGGCGCTGCCGGTGCTGCTGGTTGCCGGAGCAGAGGATTCGAAGGTGACGCCGGAGCGGACGTTCACCTCAGACAACCGGAACATCACCAAGGTGACGCTGCCGGGTGTTGGCCATATGGGCATGTTTGAAGCACCGGAGCAGCTGGCGAAGATTATTAAGGATTTCGTGCATGCTCCTGTGCAGCAATAA